A section of the Carya illinoinensis cultivar Pawnee chromosome 12, C.illinoinensisPawnee_v1, whole genome shotgun sequence genome encodes:
- the LOC122289344 gene encoding uncharacterized protein LOC122289344: protein MACAVPIDDDSSNGTTSSTIDGKAANWVSFQIDSSFCYGLFRPSTSQCSSPPLPIAGILSTIYRSQIWNAENCNFQQTQLKRCRISVINNNSDGISSLQGASVSTDINLSMTDSDESTFSNSMSDSSMILNSYLDSFNESSTNAQIQTQISEHLTIQQNDLLAQIGSFYFASTISFSKDFNDDIFRHCKAKNFFHETNNFCCADGSISLTTNAVPKQLYRLFVSNDPKSIQFRTYIRTYNNKFAFTSFGVKFDRNLSQRNRGIYTFRVQGQIYHYLSDLIPSNGRPSNLQLYFYDIEHEFENCIVDSTRMDPSIIAQLMDILRVNPYCTFFRSLGDLPSLEYQKIRIRSNPGLDQRVYNAPTSSEVAAIWVEDDTLEQVTPRDIFVYNHVGGSHIVQYYFGCYDPLQYPLLFPFGDIGWHQGIQRINRRGASISNHTHAAQSIDPHQSISAEELLRREEQVLRRNRKDPFVSCREYYCYKLQIREDVNSILLLSGRLFQKFVVDMYIKIETSILDYFRSNQQHIRSELYQGIVDSISVGETNASRIGKRLILPSSFIGGPRDMQKRYMEAMTLVQRYGKPDIFLTITCNPNWKEISAELKPHEETQNRPDLIARIFRAKLKELKNQLFKREIFGKVSAYVYVIEHQKRGLPHAHFLIILHRDWKLYAPESFDQIISVELPDKDKNLHLYTAVIKHMMHGPCGALNPTNVCMKKNGHCKNNYPRHFVPNTTIGNDCFPIYKRSDDGSTVKIRGHDLNNRWVVPYNPYLLAMFDCHINVKICSTIKAVKYFYKYIYKGHDRVAFNLVSEQPNQQIDEIQQF, encoded by the exons ATGGCCTGCGCTGTGCCCATCGACGACGACTCCTCCAACGGGACGACCTCCTCCACCATCGACGGAAAAGCAGCAAACTGGGTCTCTTTCCAAATAGATTCAAGTTTTTGCTACGGTCTCTTTCGACCATCGACGTCGCAGTGCTCTTCTCCTCCACTTCCCATCGCCGGCATCCTTTCCACCATTTACAGA TCACAGATCTGGAATGCCGAAAATTGTAATTTCCAACAGACACAACTGAAAAGATGTCGTATTTCTGTTATTAACAACAACAGTGATGGAATTTCTTCCTTGCAAGGAGCATCTGTTTCTACAGACATCAATCTCTCCATGACAGATTCAGATGAAtctacattttcaaattctatgtCAGACTCTTCGATGATTCTAAATTCATATTTAGATTCATTCAATGAAAGTTCAACAAATGCACAGATTCAAACACAAATATCTGAACATTTAACAATCCAACag AATGATCTTCTCGCCCAAATAGGATCCTTCTATTTTGCAAGTACAATCAGCTTTTCAAAGGACTTCAACGACGACATATTTag ACATTGTAAAGCAAAGAATTTTTTCCATGAAACCAACAACTTCTGCTGTGCTGATGGATCAATCTCTTTGACAACAAATGCTGTTCCTAAACAACTGTATAGACTGTTTGTTTCAAACGATCCTAAGTCTATCCAATTTCGGACATACATTCGAACATACAATAATAAATTTGCTTTTACATCTTTTGGAGTTAAATTTGATAGAAATTTGAGTCAGAGAAACAGAGGTATCTATACATTTCGAGTTCAAGGTCAGATCTATCATTATCTTTCTGATTTAATTCCTTCAAACGGTCGGCCTTCAAATTTACAGTTATATTTCTATGATATTGAGCATGAATTCGAAAATTGTATTGTTGATTCAACAAGAATGGATCCATCAATTATTGCACAGCTTATGGATATTCTTCGTGTCAATCCATATTGTACATTTTTTCGTTCTCTTGGGGATCTACCAAGTTTGGAATATCAAAAAATACGCATCAGATCTAATCCTGGTTTAGATCAACGAGTATACAATGCTCCTACATCATCAGAAGTTGCAGCAATTTGGGTTGAAGATGACACTCTAGAGCAAGTAACACCTCGTGACATCTTTGTTTATAACCATGTTGGTGGAAGTCACatagttcaatattattttggatgTTATGATCCACTTCAATATCCATTGTTATTCCCTTTTGGCGATATTGGATGGCATCAAGGTATACAAAGAATCAACAGACGAGGAGCATCTATATCTAATCATACTCATGCTGCACAATCAATTGATCCACACCAATCAATATCTGCAGAAGAATTACTTAGACGAGAAGAGCAAG TGTTGAGGAGAAACAGAAAAGATCCATTTGTTTCATGTCGTGAATACTATTGTTATAAATTACAAATCAGAGAAGATGTGAATTCAATTCTTCTACTGTCTGGTCGATTGTTTCAAAAATTTGTTGTCgatatgtatattaaaattgaaacatcAATATTAGATTATTTTCGCAGTAATCAACAACATATTCGATCTGAATTGTATCAAGGCATTGTGGACAGTATCAGTGTTGGAGAAACAAATGCTTCTAGAATTGGAAAACGCTTGATTCTACCATCATCTTTTATTGGAGGTCCAAGAGATATGCAAAAAAGATACATGGAAGCAATGACTTTAGTTCAGCGGTATGGAAAACCAGATATCTTTCTAACAATTACATGCAATCCAAATTGGAAAGAAATCTCAGCAGAGTTGAAACCACATGAAGAGACTCAAAATCGTCCTGATTTAATAGCTCGAATCTTCAGagcaaaattaaaagaattgaagaatcaACTATTCAAACGAGAGATATTTGGAAAAGTTTCAGCGTATGTTTATGTCATTGAACATCAAAAAAGAGGACTTCCACATGCACATTTTTTGATCATCTTACATCGAGATTGGAAATTATATGCACCAGAATCTTTTGATCAGATTATTTCTGTAGAATTACCTGACAAAGACAAGAATTTGCATCTATATACAGCTGTTATAAAACATATGATGCATGGACCGTGTGGAGCCTTGAATCCAACAAACGTGTGCATGAAAAAGAATGGTCATTGCAAGAATAATTATCCAAGACATTTCGTGCCAAACACAACCATTGGGAATGATTGTTTTCCAATATATAAACGATCTGATGATGGAAGCACTGTGAAAATTAGAGGTCATGATTTAAATAATCGTTGGGTTGTTCCATACAATCCTTATTTGCTTGCGATGTTTGACTGTcatattaatgtaaaaatttgttCTACAATAAAGgcagttaaatatttttacaaatatatttacaaaggtCATGACCGTGTTGCCTTTAATTTGGTTTCTGAACAACCAAATCAACAAATTGATGAAATTCAACAATTCTAA
- the LOC122289105 gene encoding metalloendoproteinase 1-MMP-like, with protein MFPFFSYHCMFSFFSFFFICLSRPCLPARAPPDSSTVLTVDAHNATWQGFIRFLHAGKGSRVSGMSELKTYFNRFGYLRKPPRKEEFDDIFDTQFESAVVLYQQNLGLPVTGKLDTDTILAIISPRCGMSDHNSHNLHTTRHFAFFNGQPRWLRPPPMTLTYSFYPSNMIDYLSSSDIRTAFRRAFSRWESVIPVNFTETMDYQSANIRIGFFGGDHYDGEPFDGVLGVLAHAFSPENGNLHLDAAERWAVDFESEKSKVAVDLESVATHEIGHVLGLAHSSVKESVMYPRIGPRTKKVELKIDDVRGIQALYGPNPNFKYSSLLESENSVNQASGLERRFSRLTLFLGLILLRSFIAT; from the coding sequence ATGTTTCCGTTTTTCAGTTACCACTGCATGTtctccttcttctccttcttcttcatctGTCTTTCCCGCCCTTGCCTTCCCGCCAGAGCCCCACCAGACTCGTCAACTGTACTAACCGTCGATGCCCACAACGCCACGTGGCAAGGCTTCATCCGGTTCCTACATGCCGGGAAGGGCTCCCGCGTCAGCGGCATGTCGGAGCTCAAGACTTACTTCAATCGTTTTGGTTACCTCCGGAAGCCACCGCGCAAGGAGGAATTCGATGATATCTTCGACACTCAATTCGAATCCGCCGTTGTTCTCTACCAGCAAAACCTTGGATTGCCGGTCACCGGAAAGCTCGACACCGACACTATATTGGCCATCATATCGCCGAGGTGTGGCATGAGTGATCACAACTCGCATAACTTGCATACAACGCGTCACTTTGCCTTCTTTAATGGCCAACCGCGGTGGCTCCGGCCGCCTCCGATGACGCTAACCTACTCCTTCTATCCGTCCAACATGATCGATTACTTGAGCTCGTCCGATATTCGGACGGCTTTTAGGCGCGCTTTCTCGAGGTGGGAGTCGGTAATTCCGGTGAACTTCACCGAGACGATGGACTACCAATCGGCGAATATCCGAATTGGATTTTTCGGGGGGGATCACTACGACGGAGAGCCGTTCGATGGGGTGCTGGGAGTGTTGGCTCATGCTTTCTCACCGGAGAACgggaatctccacctggatgcAGCGGAGAGGTGGGCCGTGGACTTCGAATCGGAGAAGTCAAAGGTGGCCGTCGATTTGGAATCGGTGGCTACCCACGAGATCGGGCACGTACTGGGTCTTGCTCATAGTTCGGTGAAAGAGTCTGTCATGTATCCGAGGATTGGTCCAAGGACGAAGAAGGTGGAGCTGAAGATAGACGACGTGAGAGGAATTCAGGCTCTTTACGGGCCAAACCCTAATTTCAAGTACAGTTCTTTGTTGGAGTCTGAAAATTCTGTCAATCAAGCAAGTGGCCTGGAGAGACGATTCTCCAGGTTGACCCTTTTTTTGGGTCTGATACTATTACGTTCGTTTATTGCCACATGA